In a genomic window of Muntiacus reevesi chromosome 1, mMunRee1.1, whole genome shotgun sequence:
- the PSMB4 gene encoding proteasome subunit beta type-4 codes for MEALLESRSGLWAGGPAPGQFYRIPPTPGSSVDPASALYGRPITRTQNPMVTGTSVLGLKFEGGVVIAADMLGSYGSLARFRNISRIMRVNNSTMLGASGDYADFQYLKQVLGQMVIDEELLGDGHSYSPKAIHSWLTRAMYSRRSKMNPLWNTMVIGGYADGESFLGYVDMLGVAYEAPSLATGYGAYLAQPLLREVLEKQPVLSQTEARELVERCMRVLYYRDARSYNRFQIATVTEKGVEIEGPLSAETNWDIAHMISGFE; via the exons ATGGAAGCACTGCTGGAGTCGCGGTCCGGACTTTGGGCCGGGGGTCCGGCCCCCGGGCAGTTTTACCGCATTCCGCCCACTCCCGGTTCCTCTGTGGACCCGGCGTCCGCGCTCTACGGGCGTCCGATTACGCGCACCCA GAATCCCATGGTGACCGGCACCTCTGTCCTGGGTCTCAAGTTTGAGGGCGGAGTGGTGATCGCAGCAGACATGCTGGGCTCTTACGGCTCCTTGGCTCGTTTCCGCAACATCTCTCGTATTATGCGAGTCAACAACAGCACCATGCTGGGTGCTTCCGGAGACTATGCTGATTTCCAGTATTTGAAGCAAGTTCTCGGGCAAATGGT GATTGATGAGGAGTTGTTGGGAGACGGACACAGCTATAGTCCTAAAGCTATTCATTCATGGCTGACCAGGGCCATGTATAGTCGACGCTCCAAGATGAACCCCCTGTGGAACACCATGGTCATTGGAGGTTATGCTGATGGAGAGag CTTCCTGGGTTATGTGGACATGCTTGGTGTAGCCTATGAAGCCCCTTCGCTGGCCACTGGTTACGGTGCATACCTGGCTCAG CCTCTGCTGCGAGAAGTTCTGGAGAAGCAGCCAGTGCTGAGCCAGACGGAGGCCCGAGAGCTAGTGGAACGCTGCATGCGAGTGCTGTACTATCGAGATGCCCGTTCTTATAACCGG tttcaaatcGCCACTGTAACTGAAAAAGGTGTTGAAATAGAGGGACCCCTGTCTGCGGAGACCAACTGGGATATTGCCCACATGATCAG TGGCTTTGAGTGA